From Lycium ferocissimum isolate CSIRO_LF1 chromosome 12, AGI_CSIRO_Lferr_CH_V1, whole genome shotgun sequence, one genomic window encodes:
- the LOC132039635 gene encoding calcium-dependent protein kinase 17-like: MGGCCSKAEADPAQNNEEIAQSYSKQGESHAGNHDMQGSTTPSKVPPHASPNHSSKPSKAAPIGPVLGRPMEDIKATYTLGKELGRGQFGVTHLCTHKQTGEQFACKTIAKRKLVNKEDIEDVRREVQIMHHLTEQPNIVELKGAYEDKHSVHLVMELCAGGELFDRIIAKGHYTERAAASLLRTIVQIVHTCHSMGVIHRDLKPENFLLLNKDEDAPLKATDFGLSVFYKQGDVFKDIVGSAYYIAPEVLKRRYGPEVDIWSVGVMLYILLCGVPPFWAESENGIFNAILRGHVDFSSDPWPAISAGAKDLVRKMLNSDPSQRLTALQVLNHPWIKEDGEAPDTPLDNAVLNKLKNFRAMNKFKKVALRVIAGCLSEEEIMGLKQMFRGIDTDNSGTITLEELKQGLAKQGNKLSDYEIKQLMESADADGNGTIDYEEFITATMHMNRMDREEHLYKAFQYFDKDNSGYITMEELEQALREFGMNDAKDIKEIISEVDSDNDGRINYDEFVAMMKKGNPEAATNAKKRREVFVE, translated from the exons ATGGGGGGTTGTTGCTCAAAGGCAGAGGCTGATCCTGCAcaaaataatgaagaaattgcacaatCATATTCAAAACAAGGAGAATCACATGCAG GAAACCATGACATGCAAGGTTCCACCACACCATCAAAAGTTCCACCTCATGCATCACCAAACCATTCTTCAAAGCCATCTAAAGCAGCCCCAATAGGGCCAGTATTAGGTAGGCCAATGGAGGACATAAAGGCAACATACACCCTAGGAAAAGAACTAGGAAGAGGCCAATTTGGTGTAACACATTTATGCACACACAAACAAACAGGGGAACAATTTGCATGCAAAACAATTGCCAAGAGGAAATTAGTGAATAAAGAGGATATTGAGGATGTAAGGAGGGAAGTGCAAATTATGCACCATTTGACAGAACAACCAAACATTGTTGAACTTAAAGGGGCTTATGAAGACAAACATTCTGTGCATTTGGTCATGGAATTGTGTGCTGGAGGTGAACTTTTTGATAGGATTATAGCTAAAGGGCATTATACAGAAAGGGCAGCAGCTTCATTGTTAAGAACAATTGTGCAAATTGTACATACTTGTCATTCAATGGGGGTCATTCATAGAGATCTTAAACCTGAAAATTTCCTCCTACTTAACAAGGATGAAGATGCACCTCTCAAGGCTACTGATTTTGGTCTTTCTGTCTTCTACAAGCAAG GAGATGTGTTTAAAGACATAGTGGGGAGTGCATATTACATAGCACCAGAAGTGTTGAAGAGAAGATATGGTCCAGAAGTTGATATTTGGAGTGTTGGGGTTATGTTATATATTCTTCTTTGTGGTGTTCCTCCTTTTTGGGCAG AGTCTGAAAATGGAATATTCAATGCAATATTGCGTGGACATGTTGATTTTTCAAGTGACCCATGGCCTGCAATTTCTGCGGGTGCTAAGGACCTTGTAAGAAAAATGTTGAATTCAGATCCCAGTCAAAGGTTGACTGCACTCCAAGTCCTAA ATCATCCATGGATCAAGGAGGATGGAGAAGCACCAGATACACCACTTGACAATGCAGTCCTCAATAAGCTCAAAAACTTTAGAGCTATGaacaagttcaagaaagttGCTCTTCGG GTTATTGCAGGGTGTCTCTCTGAAGAAGAAATTATGGGATTGAAGCAGATGTTCAGAGGAATAGATACTGATAATAGTGGCACAATTACACTTGAGGAGTTAAAGCAAGGATTAGCCAAACAAGGGAACAAATTATCAGATTATGAAATCAAGCAATTAATGGAATCT gCTGATGCTGATGGAAATGGGACAATTGATTATGAAGAGTTCATCACAGCAACAATGCACATGAATAGAATGGACAGAGAAGAACATCTTTACAAAGCTTTCCAATACTTTGACAAGGATAACAGTGG GTATATTACAATGGAAGAGTTAGAGCAAGCTTTGAGAGAATTTGGTATGAATGATGCAAAGGATATAAAAGAAATCATTTCTGAAGTTGATTCTGACAAT GATGGTCGTATCAATTATGATGAGTTTGTAGCTATGATGAAGAAAGGAAATCCAGAAGCAGCAACAAATGCAAAGAAACGAAGGGAGGTTTTCGTCGAATAA
- the LOC132039638 gene encoding rhodanese-like/PpiC domain-containing protein 12, chloroplastic produces MLRVSSSLHVVPPSPLGLSFLKFTSQINPTSRKISSFTRLALLNSRTLLSNSRNIQFPSFKRVLTMMGRQSCSRVITASYSAGSGPGGSTGGGREILVQHLLVKEDDQKLLLELQKRTREGEDLSDLAVEYSICPSKEDGGMLGWVRKGQMVPEFEEAAFSAPLNKVVGCKTKFGWHLLQVLSERDESVLEHIQPNEFHVKLQDPSFLEEAQLIDVREPEEVAQASLPGFQVLPLRQFGNWGPEITTKLDPQKDTYVLCHHGVRSLQVAKWLQTQGFRKIFNVAGGIHEYAVKVDPSIPTY; encoded by the exons atgttgagagtttcttcttctttgcatGTTGTTCCACCATCACCACTAGGtctctctttcttgaaattcacATCACAAATAAATCCAACTAGTCGTAAAATATCATCATTTACTCGCTTAGCTTTACTTAATTCAAGAACCCTTTTGTCCAATTCGCGTAATATACAGTTTCCAAGCTTTAAAAGGGTGTTAACTATGATGGGTCGTCAATCTTGTTCTAGAGTAATTACAG CTTCATATAGTGCTGGAAGTGGTCCTGGAGGCAGCACTGGAGGTGGTCGGGAGATATTGGTACAGCATTTACTTGTCAAAGAAGATGACCAGAAGCTTCTACTGGAGCTTCAGAAAAGAACTAGAGAAG GAGAGGATCTAAGTGATCTGGCCGTTGAGTATTCTATTTGTCCATCAAAAGAAGATGGGGGAATGCTTGGTTGGGTGAGAAAAGGACAAATG GTGCCAGAATTTGAAGAAGCTGCATTTAGTGCACCTCTGAATAAGGTTGTAGGGTGCAAAACTAAGTTCGGATGGCATTTGTTGCAAGTTCTATCTGAGAG GGACGAATCTGTACTTGAACACATCCAACCGAACGAGTTTCATGTGAAGCTGCAAGATCCCTCTTTCCTGGAAGAGGCTCAATTGATTGATGTTCGCGAACCAGAGGAAGT GGCCCAGGCTTCTTTACCAGGATTTCAGGTTCTTCCTCTTCGCCAATTTGGAAACTGGGGACCAGAAATAACAACTAAGTTAGATCCTCAAAAGGACACTTATGTGTTG TGTCACCATGGCGTGAGATCACTACAAGTCGCCAAGTGGTTGCAGACACAG GGATTCAGGAAAATATTTAACGTGGCTGGAGGAATCCATGAATATGCTGTCAAAGTTGATCCATCGATCCCTACCTATTGA